AATTTTGATTTACGCGATCTTGTCCGGGATGTCACGGATGTATTGTTTCTTAAAACGCAGGAAAAGGGGCTGGAAGTGCTGGTGGACATCGATCCAGCGGTTCCTCGCCATATAATATCCGATCCCGTGCGGTTGCGGCAGATATTGTTAAATCTGGTAAATAACGCCGTGAAGTTCACGGAAAACGGCCACGTATTGATAAAAGTAAAGTCCATTTCCGAGGACGATGCGGCAATCCGGTTATTTTTTGAAGTTCAGGATTCCGGTATAGGCATTGCGGAAGACAAGCTCGATTCTATTTTCAATCGCTATTCGCAAGCGGAAGAATCCACTACCCGCCATTTTGGCGGTACTGGGCTCGGCCTGTCGATTTGCCAGAAGCTGGTGAAAATGATGGGCGGGAACATCAATGTTTCGAGCCAGCAGGGCAGCGGATCGAATTTCCATTTTGATATTAAATGCAAAAAAGGCGAAGCAATTGAAGCCAGTCTGCCTCAAATTCCAAATATCGATTTGGCTGGAATTAGGGCTTTAATCGTGGACGATCAAGAAGTAAGCCGCGAGATTCTACGGCGATTTTTGACCGCACTCTATATGCGGGTGGATATTTGCAGTTCGGGCGAAATGGCTTTGAAAAAGATGCGGGATGAGGCTTCATCCGATCCATATCAGTTCCTGCTTACAGATTATAGATTGGCGGACGATATGAGCGGCCGGGATCTGGCCCAGCATGTTTCCGGCATCCCGGAACTGCGTCAAACGACCATGATCATGGTCACCGCCTTGGCGCAAACAGTCACCAGCGGTTTTCTGGCACGCAATGGATTTGCCGCGTTTTTTGTCAAGCCTTGTTATCCCGATCACATAAAGGCGGCCTTGCAAATATTATTGGATGCGAAACAGCACGGCAAAACGCTGCCGTTATTAACGCGCTTCCGCATAGAGAATATTTTGCAAGGAAATTCGGATAAACAGCAGTCGAATGTGAACATGTTCCATGGCATCCGCGTGTTGGTGGCGGAAGATATGAAAGTCAATGCGATGCTTATAACCCGCATACTGGAAAAGCGCGGCTGTCAAGTGGATATAGCCGTGAATGGAAGAGAGGCGGTGGAAAAACTGCGCGGCGCAAAATACGAAATCGTGTTTATGGATTGCCAGATGCCGGAAATGAACGGATATGAAGCCACGAAATGTATTCGCACCGAGGAAATGCCCAAAAATATTCACAATATAATTATCGCTTTGACCGCTGATGCAATGAGCGGCGACCAGGATAAGTGCCTTGCGGCAGGTATGGATGATTACTTGCACAAGCCGTTCAAGGAAGAACAAATCCACCAGATGCTGCAAAAATGGCTGACGCGCAAACCGCCCGTCATTCAAGCTCCCTCTGTTTATTATTCCTAGTATCAACAGGTGATTTATGATTAAAAAAATTTCAGTACCAATGTCCGACAATACATACCGGCCGGCGATCATGACAGAAAAAATATTATGGCTGGTTTATTTTGCCGGCGGATTTAGCGTGATGTTGGGTGCCATGGTAATTTATGGGTGGTTTAGCCACAATTTGTCGTTGGTACAAATTCACCCTACTTTTGTGGCGATGCAATTTAATACGGCGCTTGCATTTATTCTTTCTGGTGTAGGATTAATAGCGCTTGCGGCTCAACGCACCGGCCTGGCTCGTATTGTAACAATTCCATTATTTCTTATTGTTGGAATCACTTTTGCTCAATACATCACTGGATTTAATTTTGGCATTGATAATTTATTTTTCAAGGCATACATCAATATACAACTATCCCATCTCGGCAGAATGGCTCCAAATACCTGTATTTCCTTTCTGCTGATGGGGCTTGCGATTGTTGCCGGTACTACGCATAAAGCATTCCTGAAGCGCACCTATATGATGCGTTTGATTGGAATGGTTATCCTGTTTCTAAGCGTTGTGGCGCTTGCCGGTTATATATTCCATGTCGAAGCTGGTTTTGGCTGGGCGTCGCTGACGCGCATGGCGATTCATACCGCTATAGGATTTTTGGTTCTTGGCAGCGGGATATGGGCGTTTGCATCGTATGAATCTGTCGCCAATAGGATGTTATTCCGGGATGCGCCTGGCGGACATTTGCCGGTCATGGCCGCATTCGTTATTTTAGTGGCTTCTCTGGGCACATGGATTTATTTAGACACAAAAGAAATAGCCAATGCCCGAGGTTCCTTGTCTCGTTCGTTGGAATATGTGCAAATAGATCTTCAAAACCGCGTTGAATCCCGTGTCCGCATGCTGGGCCGTATGGTGAATCGTTGGCAAGTCGAGCGCGGAACGCCTTACAATAAATGGAAGCCGGATGCCATCAGTTATATCAAGGATCAGAAGGATTTGATTGCGATTCAGTGGATCGATGCCAATAACAACGTTCGTTGGTCCGAATTGGCCGATAGCATCGCCGATACCGCAGAAGTGTTTACAGCGGAAGAAAGATGGCCAACTTTACAAAGCTCTTTGGTTACCAAGCAGCCCGCATTTAGCCTTCCAATGAAAATTCTAAATAATAGTTACGGGTTGATGATCAGCGTGCCGATATTTATAGGAGAAAGGTTCGATGGCTTTATAACCGGTTTTTATGAAATTCGGGAATTGGTAAGTAGCGCCGCGATAGCAAAGCAATTTGGCAGCGACGCTTGGCTGGAAATCAGCAATGGGAATAGGATTATTTTCGAAACCATCGGCATCGATCCGACAGATAAACTGCGTTGGAGTATACAGGAGAATTTGGACCTGTATGGTTCTGTATGGTCGTTCGAAGCCTGGCCAACGCAAAAATTCCTGTTGGCGCAACGATCCGCGTTTCCGGAAATGATACTAACCGCAGGTATTTTGCTGGCTTTTCTGGTGGCTCATATATTGCGGCAGGCGGAAATTACCAGGCACCAAACTAATTTATTGGGACTTAGCGAAGAAACATTCCGCAATGCCATGGAATATGCGCCGGTAGGAATGGGTTTAATTTTTCCGTCGGGAGAGTGGTATAAAGTCAATAAGGCCCTGCGGAACATGATGGGATATTCAGAAGTTGAAATATTCACCCTGAATCTTCAAACCATAACGCACCCTGATGATTGGCCAGAGGATCAGAAACGATTGAATGCCTTGTTGCGTGGCGATATTCAAAGTTTTCAAATTGAAAAACGGTTTATCCATAAATCGGGCAAATTGGTCTGGGCCTTGATTAATGCATCCCTGGCAAGAAATCCCAATGGAACGCCGAAATATATCATCAAACAAATTTTGGATATCACCGAACGTAAGGAAATTGAAAGAGTAAAAAGCGAATTCGTGTCTATGGTCAGCCACGAATTAAGAACGCCGTTGACCTCGATCCGTGGTTCTTTGGGTTTGATTCTAGGCGCAATGAATAAAAGCCTGCCGGACAAAGTTTTAAATCACATTTCGATTGCGCATCGCAATTGCGAACGGCTGATCGTTTTAATTAACGATATTCTGGATTTGGACAAGATTACATCGGGCAATATGCAATTCGATATCCGGCCCGAGAAATTGTCATCTTTGATACAGCAGGCGGTGGAAGGAAA
This portion of the Alphaproteobacteria bacterium genome encodes:
- a CDS encoding PAS domain S-box protein, yielding MIKKISVPMSDNTYRPAIMTEKILWLVYFAGGFSVMLGAMVIYGWFSHNLSLVQIHPTFVAMQFNTALAFILSGVGLIALAAQRTGLARIVTIPLFLIVGITFAQYITGFNFGIDNLFFKAYINIQLSHLGRMAPNTCISFLLMGLAIVAGTTHKAFLKRTYMMRLIGMVILFLSVVALAGYIFHVEAGFGWASLTRMAIHTAIGFLVLGSGIWAFASYESVANRMLFRDAPGGHLPVMAAFVILVASLGTWIYLDTKEIANARGSLSRSLEYVQIDLQNRVESRVRMLGRMVNRWQVERGTPYNKWKPDAISYIKDQKDLIAIQWIDANNNVRWSELADSIADTAEVFTAEERWPTLQSSLVTKQPAFSLPMKILNNSYGLMISVPIFIGERFDGFITGFYEIRELVSSAAIAKQFGSDAWLEISNGNRIIFETIGIDPTDKLRWSIQENLDLYGSVWSFEAWPTQKFLLAQRSAFPEMILTAGILLAFLVAHILRQAEITRHQTNLLGLSEETFRNAMEYAPVGMGLIFPSGEWYKVNKALRNMMGYSEVEIFTLNLQTITHPDDWPEDQKRLNALLRGDIQSFQIEKRFIHKSGKLVWALINASLARNPNGTPKYIIKQILDITERKEIERVKSEFVSMVSHELRTPLTSIRGSLGLILGAMNKSLPDKVLNHISIAHRNCERLIVLINDILDLDKITSGNMQFDIRPEKLSSLIQQAVEGNQSYAEKYKVHFEVRPIPLDMIVYADSNRTIQVLANLLSNAAKFSPEQATVIVAAEQKGKFIRISVKDSGSGIPQDFRSRIFNKFCQADSSATRQKGGSGLGLNISRELVERMHGNMGFESEEGKGSLFWFELPSTDEFGMRAAEPMAKQEQVYNDNRPLILHIEDDVDLSTLLANALSERAEIIQAPTIYQAEKLLKEKNFSLVILDINMPDGNGLTLLDRMATLTDYPVPWLILSAYETTLDIRDRVAATMIKSRVPEGKVIETILKILQQPTTPKEGEKYGT
- a CDS encoding response regulator, whose translation is MLRPSSVHTKKRQGEIFPIHSFAFSVVLTLFIASSIIGFSVYGNHLIDRVVRQDVEVRQYTKKIEDLGGDLLKNLTASSDYTAVKYNLDQVLEEIGHRFPIDEVHNRIQEIHNLEDNLIKSAASETASAAHLSLENNLLEQLSELGDALEEYVSNQLLLISRMFEVVLAAVVTAIMLEIIAWAASWKNISQWQRLWDVTKGKLENSHQATRDALAIAEKATMAKSDFLANMSHEIRTPLHGILGMSNLLFDTDLSADQRSLVDIIRKSGENLLGLISDILDFSKIEAGMLTLEPVNFDLRDLVRDVTDVLFLKTQEKGLEVLVDIDPAVPRHIISDPVRLRQILLNLVNNAVKFTENGHVLIKVKSISEDDAAIRLFFEVQDSGIGIAEDKLDSIFNRYSQAEESTTRHFGGTGLGLSICQKLVKMMGGNINVSSQQGSGSNFHFDIKCKKGEAIEASLPQIPNIDLAGIRALIVDDQEVSREILRRFLTALYMRVDICSSGEMALKKMRDEASSDPYQFLLTDYRLADDMSGRDLAQHVSGIPELRQTTMIMVTALAQTVTSGFLARNGFAAFFVKPCYPDHIKAALQILLDAKQHGKTLPLLTRFRIENILQGNSDKQQSNVNMFHGIRVLVAEDMKVNAMLITRILEKRGCQVDIAVNGREAVEKLRGAKYEIVFMDCQMPEMNGYEATKCIRTEEMPKNIHNIIIALTADAMSGDQDKCLAAGMDDYLHKPFKEEQIHQMLQKWLTRKPPVIQAPSVYYS